In Ailuropoda melanoleuca isolate Jingjing chromosome 7, ASM200744v2, whole genome shotgun sequence, one genomic interval encodes:
- the NAA16 gene encoding N-alpha-acetyltransferase 16, NatA auxiliary subunit isoform X8, with the protein MPNVQLPPKESNLFKRILKCYEQKQYKNGLKFCKMILSNPKFAEHGETLAMKGLTLNCLGKKEEAYEFVRKGLRNDVKSHVCWHVYGLLQRSDKKYDEAIKCYRNALKLDKDNLQILRDLSLLQIQMRDLEGYRETRYQLLQLRPTQRASWIGYAIAYHLLKDYDMALKLLEEFRQTQQVPPNKIDYEYSELILYQNQVMREADLFQESLEHIETYEKQICDKLLVEEIKGEMLLKLGRLKEASEVFKNLIDRNAENWCYYEGLEKALQLSTLEERLQIYEEISKQHPRAISPRRLPLNLAPDFYNPGACYEL; encoded by the exons AAATGCTATGAACAGAAGCAGTACAAAAATGGCCTCAAGTTTTGCAAGATGATTCTTTCGAATCCAAAATTTGCTGAACATGGAG agactTTGGCTATGAAAGGATTGACATTGAActgtttaggaaaaaaagaagaagcataTGAATTTGTTCGTAAAGGACTTCGTAATGATGTGAAGAGCCATGTCT GTTGGCATGTGTATGGACTCTTGCAGCGTTCTGATAAGAAGTATGATGAAGCTATTAAGTGTTATCGAAATGCCCTCAAGTTAGATAAAGATAATCTACAAATTTTGAGGGATCTCTCTCTGTTGCAGATCCAAATGAGAGACCTTGAAGGTTATCGA gagACAAGGTATCAGCTTCTTCAGTTGCGCCCAACACAGCGTGCTTCCTGGATTGGATATGCCATTGCATACCATTTGCTAAAAGATTATGATATGGCACTAAAACTGTTGGAAGAATTTAGACAAACTCAGCAA gttccTCCCAACAAAATAGACTATGAATATAGTGAACTGATATTATACCAGAATCAAGTGATGAGAGAGGCAGATCTTTTTCAGGAATCTTTGGAACATATAGAAACATATGAGAAACAAATATGTGATAAACTTTTGGTGGAAGAAATTAAAG gGGAAATGCTGTTGAAATTGGGAAGATTAAAAGAAGCCAGTGAAGTATTCAAAAACTTGATTGATCGGAATGCAGAAAATTGGTGTTATTATGAAGGCTTGGAAAAAGCTCTGCAACTTA GCACTTTAGAAGAGAGGCTTcaaatttatgaagaaattaGTAAGCAGCACCCCAGAGCAATTTCACCTAGAAGATTACCTTTGAATCTTGCCCCAG